TCGTTCCACAGCTTGTCCCCAGCAAAGGTGACCCTTCATAGGTGACACCATCTACAAGTATCTAGATCTTCCATAGGAGCCCTGTCCAGCCTCCTACCAGTGCACAGGAGACATGAACTTTGCTCCTCGTGTCCCTGTCCCCACCCTGGTTCCACAACTGCAGGGGAACTATCTCCCTTCATCCTTCTGCCAGGAAGCAGGTACAGGAGTAACTGAAGTATAGGAAGCACCTCCACCATGCTTTACTCCCACCTTTGAGGTGCTGCCAGCACCccactgggggaagggaaggggccaGATGGCCAGAGCCAGCACAACAGGCTTAAGTTTGGGGCCGAGGATAATCCTGTATGGAAACCTGAAGTGCCTTCAACACTGCCTAGCAACCAGTTagcatctgtctatctatctatgccATAACATTGAAAAATGTTAAAGTTCAGTGCTTGTGACAAAAGTCTTTTTGTACAAGGTGTAAAATGCTTTTGGGGGAGGATTTCATGGCAGAAAGGCTCTTGTTCAGACTTCAGGTGGGacaagagaaagcaaagttggagAGAGGGCTACTGTTCCCGTAAGTCAAGGACCCTGCTGCTCCCACTTGAGCTATGATCACATTCACACgaagtgttttgtattttttaataaagtttgtAATCCAATggacacacaaaacaaaactgcgCTGAGAAAAACAGTTTCATAAATTAATAAGTGTTAGGAGGTCTGGGAGCAGTCACAGGAAGAGGGATTGGCCAGTCTTTTTGTACAGGTGCTGTGTGACACTTCCATGTCACGGGCGGCAGGACCCGTGCTGTAACGAAGTGCACGTATACAAATGAATGACGGTACAAAGTCTGAGTATGAAAATaagattttctttgaaaacacatttttggcacagattaaaaaaaatgtatgtcagggaaatttgattttttaagtcagtattatatatatttatatatattatatatttatatatacacacactcccAAGTTCTGCATGtcccaccaagaaagaaaatcctCCTGTTTGCTCTTGTTTGATTGTAAACTGTACATCCTGGTAAGTCAAAGGTGGTGGCAGCAGGAGAATTGAGAAAGGTGACATCCAATGAGCAGGGAAGGGAGGAtgtggggcaaaaaaaaaaaaaaaaaaaaaccaatgaaatgtTCCTtgaaccccccccccccaggttCCAGCAGAAGTCCCACATCCTGCATTGGAGTCCGTGATGTGTGTTCTCGTACACCAGAATGTCACAGTCCATATTCACTGTGCAAAAGTCCAAGTCACTAATTTAGTGCAAAGGCAGGTGTCttcttgtttctttaaaaaacaaaaaaattccactgCCTTGTTCCTTTTCTCCAAGAGGAGACAGAAACCCAGCCTCTATGCGTCTACGAGTCCATCGGTTGGTGATCTGTCCTGGGTGAAAGTGTCATTGTAAACATACAAGGTAGCAGCACCACCGCCCAGAGGAGGTCAGTCCCACGGATCTGGGCGGGCGCGAGGGTGCAGGAAGCTGGCATCTTGGCAGCCTGTCCCCTTCGGCAGCTTCCCCTCCACCTGGCTGGGTCGTCCTGTCCGGAGTTCTGTGTGCATTTTTTGCAGCAGAGGTTCAGGAAAACACCCGGAGGTGATGACCATTCAGTGACTCATACAGAGGCAATAACGATCATGAGATGGGGAGAAATGTTGGAGATGCTGGCGAGGAGGTCAGGGGCCAGGCGGGACAGGTGACTCTCAGAGAACTCACAGGGTGGGAAGATCTGCAGCACATAGGCAGGCTGGGGGAGGAGTGAGAAAAAGTGGGACCCTCTGTCTTCAAATCGCTCTCCCCACTGCATAAGACCCCAGGCAGAGCCAGGCCAGCTGCCCACCCCATGACGATACCCAGCAGATGAGACCTACTCCCATGTGTCCTGGGGCCTCTCCATCAAGCGCACCAATCCCCTCAGCTGCTCTCTCCAGGACAGGCAATGGGGCCCCGCCCAGGCTGGCGGCATACAAAATGCCCTTTGGCCCACCTCCTCTGGGAGCACCTGGGCTACTCTAGAGTCACTGGAAAAATCCACAGCACCTGCCCTAGACTGGCCCACCTGTGAGGGAGAGAGCAAAGGGGAAGAACACTGGACCAACCTGATTAGAGCCAGGGTTTGGAACGTTGATTATCCCCGCCGCCTGCTTGGCTTGCAAGTAAGTGATGAACGCAGCCTTGAGGGACTCGGTCTGGCTCACCACATCCTCTTGGTCACGACCACAGGGCAAGGCCAGCAGCAGACAGTAATCTGTCTCCACCTGGGGCAGAGGCCAGTGGTCAGGGGTCTCCTAGCCAAACAGGAGCACATGTCCAACCCAGGGTGCTAAGTCCACTATCACCCTCCCACACCTAGTCACCTCTGGTAAGTCAGTCAAGTCCACCCTGTATTTGTTGAAAGAGAACACGCTTTGTTTTCAGATTAGAGATATTTAACACCAAGTAGAAAGACAATGTGTCTGCCATTGTTCACCTCAAGAATTCCACtactcagagggaaaaaaaaattctattactCTGCCCGTGTCAAGAGACAGGCTGGCAAGGGGCCATCTATGTGCTCCTCTCCCTGTGGGTGGGGCAGGCGCTCACTAGGGCCCTCAACTCTTACCGTCATCCTCCTGGCAACCCCTTCCAGCTGTGAGGCTTCCAGCCGCATCCTCTGGGCAATCCTCAGTGGGGGGCCTCCTTCAGACAGGGGCAGGGACCGATGGGCCAGTACGTTGTTGCCAGAGACAAAGTGGAGCTGCACAGCAGCTGTGTCATTCTTAAGGGCCAGCAGCCCCTGCCACACGATGGGGTACTTCtgctcatagggaaacaaagtggaAGTGAGCCTGTGGCTGGACAGCTGGGCTGTGCTGGACAGAGCTCTAGGCAGCAGCTAGCCGGTCTAAGTCAAACTTAGCACAGTCTGGGGGGCAGCAGGGACAGCCCTGCCCATGCTTACCTTCAGAAGTTGGACCATATCCACAGGTCTCTGGGAAGTCAAGTGTGGAGAAGAGTCTTGCTTTGAGGCTGGCTGAGTTTCAGTGTGCGACAGAGCCAGTCCTGGTGGGGTGCTGGGGCCTGACGTTGTGGGGACAAACAACGGCTGCTTTGGGGCAGCCTGCACTGACAGAGGGGCCGGGAGGTCAGGTTTCATGGAGACAGACACAGGGGAAGGGTGGGATGTCTGGCCTGTTTCCACCTGGGCCCTCTGAGTGTGAGGCTCAGGCGGCCTGTTTGCAGAGACAGCTGGGAGGCGAGGCTGCTCTGCTCCTCCTGTTTGGGTCCCCTTTGCCTCTTGGGAGACCTGAGGCATCTTGCTACTTGGTGGCTGGCCAGCTTGGCTGAGCTGggagggctggcagggtggcacAGGTGGGGCAGGCTGGGCAGGTGGCACAAGCGGGGCAGGCTGTGTAGATGATGTAGGCTGTAAGGCCTCACCATCAGGAGGACCCTAAAAGTGTGAAGGAAAGCAGACAGTCAAGAGTCGGCTATGTACAAGCCCCTTCCCCCAACCAAGGACCCATGGGACCAAGGGACAGGGTCAGCACCTCatctaagttctcagagggagctTTAATCAGTTGTGCTGATTCTTGGGGAAAAGAGGTTGCCTATCACCTTCTTCCCCAACTctgcaggcaggagccactgggcCAGGTATTCCCAAAAGCTCCTCCCCAAATCCGGTGTGATCTTTTCACTACTCCTACCCCATCCCCACCCAGTCTGGGAAGCCCCTACAGAGGGCCTCCCCAGCAGTGCCTGCACCCCAACCTACCATCTTGACAAAAGGTGACTTCCTAACCCATGTCCACCTCAAAGCCATGGAGCCCCCCAAAGCACATGCCCAGCAGATAGGGGAGAATCCTGGCTTCCTCACCTGGACAGGATTCTTGGTCCGGGAGGGCAGGCCAATGGAGGAGGCAACAGGAAACTGAGTGTGTGTGAGTTGGGCCGGGGCGTGGTAGGTGCGGATGTCGCCATACCTGTACTCTTGGAACAGTTCACCACTGGAGTGCACAATCTGCACCCCGTGGGTCACCACCACAGGCGGGGTCAGAGGCAACCCCTGGAGTTGGTTGCTGGGGGTGACTGTGAGGATGCGGGCCTCACCATGAGGAGCTGGAGCTGGGGCTGGGGCAGGGGCTGCTTTGGCGTCCGATGCCTTGGCAGCTTCCTTCGCTGATTGCTGAGGGGCCTTGCTGGCTGGTGGCACCTTCACTATCCCCTCGGCAGCCCTGGGCTGCTCACTGACTGCTGTCACATGTGGGTGCACCATGATCCTCACATCCCGGGGCACAGTGTACGGGTGCAGCCGGTATTCAGACTGCATGACCAGCACCTCTGACTGCACAGGGGCTGCAGCGGCTCGTGCGACAGGGAGGTGGTAGTGAACTTCCTCCTCAGGAGTGTGCTGGGAGGCCAAAGCAGGCACACTGGCTGGGGCCGGCTGGGGTGTGCCAGCGCGCGGTGGGGCCCTGACCTCTATTTGCTGGGGCTGCAAGGAGGCCCGAGGAGAGTGAAGCGTCTCTGGTCGGATGCTGTATGTGATGCTGGGCAACGTGGGCGTATTCATTCTCACCTCGCCCTGTGACAAGTGGCCAAGGGACACGGTCTGAGTGATGCTGTGGGGTGGCATGATAACAGACTGCTCGGGGTGGATGCTGGAGAtgaactgaggcacagggatgCCTGCAGCCAGCATGACTGTGGCATTGGTGGAGAGTGCCGGAgatgttgtgctgctggggtggCACGCCCTTGGGAATGGGGACGGTGTAGGCCCGCTGGGTCGAGGAGAATGTGCATCTGGTTTTGTGGCTGTCAAGTGGGAGACAGTTCGATCTGCCGGGGTGCTAGGTCCCGAGGAGACATGGTTCACTTCTGCAGGCAGCTTACTAGGCAGAGCTGGAGGGTGGTGGGGAGTAAGAGTAGACCCCAGGTTAGCTGGCTGAAGGACCTTGGTTTCTATTTTGAGTGTGACGGGGTCAGCAAGCTTTTTGTTAGTGGTGACTATGCTCGGGGTGAGGACCAGCTGATTGTGGACCAGCACTGGGGGTGTGTTGATGCCCTGGGTGAGAACCTTCACTGTGCCACCCTGAGTAACAGGTGTGGACACAGACAGGTGAATGGGCTCAGGCTTCTCCAAGGATGGCCGGTCGGCCTTCACAGACGAAATCACGGGAGAGGCATTGTATGTCTGGGCAGTCAGAACCAGGGTAGAATGAGTGGCCACGTTTGCAAAGCCTGGAGGAGCCTGAGGACCTTTAGGCACAGGCTGCGATGGTGTGACAGAATCAGGTTTGACCTGAGACTTGGACACTGACTGCTGGAATTCGATGTCCATTGCACTGGCAGGTGGGATCTGGCTGATTTTGGCGCTGATTCGCTGCGGGCCTTCTGTCTTCTGCCCCGAATAGCTCAGGAGCACAACCCCTTCAGAAGTATTCACACGCAGCCCTGCACCAGAGCCCGTGTCTGCCGGCCGGTCATCAATCACAGACATGGACCCAGGGTGGAACCGACTGTTCTCATTACTGCTTGATCTCTGTTTGCCTTTTGCCGATGGTGCAATCACTGCACCTGTCATAGTTGTTGTACCTGTTGTGACAGTCACACCACCAGAAGCAGCAGTCACTGCACCTGCTGTGACTGTCACTGCACCCGTGGCAGCGTTCACTGTGCCCACTGTGGCATTGACTGGAGTGGTGAGGACATTCACAGGCCCTGTGAGGACGTTCACAGGTCCCTTCAGGACATTCATGGGTCCAGCAGGGGTGCTCACTAGCCCCTTCAGTGTGGCCACTGAGCCCTTCACAGGACCCTTCAGGGCATTCACAGGAACCAGGGAGACATTCACCAGGCCAGTCAGAGCACTCACCAGGCCAGTCAGGGTCTGAGGAGCTGGTTTTGCCAAAGTTATCTTTTGTGAATTCTCCAAATCAATGCTGACAGGCATCCGGCTAATGACAGAGGTGATTTTAGGGGCAATGACTGGAGCCACTTTTTCTTTGTCAGTGGCAACTGGAACCTCTAAGGCTTGTGTGTCAGAGGCACTTGTTACTGGAactgatgctttttcttctaaaggaGGCTTCTGAGATTCAGCTGGCGGGGGCAGTGCCTCATGTAAGCAAGGGGCAGCACTCACGGGCTCTGCAATGGCCGTGGTGACACTCGTGGAAGTGATGCCTGTGGCAGATACGTATTTGGGGTCCATGAGGATCTTTCGTAATGTACTGGAGCTGGTGTCCACGTCAGAGGCCTTTGTGTCTGGGGGAAGAGCTGGAGATGGAGTGGACTGAGCCTGTGGTTCCTCTTGCCTGGTGATCCACTCTGTCACCTTGGTAGAAGAGTTCTCATGTGGGACTCCTCCAGAGAGGACAGGCAGTGGGAGTTTGGCTGCAGCCACGGAAGGAATTGTGGGTGGGGGTATGCTTGAGTCACTGGGTGGGGTCACGGGATCACTTTCAATGACTGAATGCACCTTGAACCTGGCTTGAGGTTCATCATCCACAGGTGCTGGCTGGGAGAGAGGGGGGAGGTCTGGGAGTACAGGTGCTTTGGCTGGGGTCTTCTCTTCAGTGTTGCTTTCTTGGGACAAACTCTCTGCAGGAGGAGTCTTGCTTGGGTCAGTAGCACAAGCCTGAGGAGCAGAAGGGGGCTTTTcgctcttcttttcttcctgtggaGGTTCTGGGGGCAGTACGGGTGTCTCCTCATTCACAGCAGGGCCTTTGCTTGGAGCCTGGTCAGTCTCGGAGGCCTGGGTCTCTACTGGGGGGCCTACCTTCTTGCTTGTGTTCCGTTTGCGGCGTGACCGTGTTGTCTTCTGGCGCCCTTTGTCTTTCCTGGTAACTTCCACTTCTTTGGACCCTTTGGTTTCCTGCACTGAATTGGAGGTGTTACTGCTGTTCCCTTTGGCTTCCTTCGTACCTGCTGGGCCTGCTGAGGGATCAGGGGCACTGACTGGTGACCCAGAAGACTCTGTAGCAGCCTCCAAGATTCCAGACACAGCCTCATGGGTCTCAGGCTCCATTCCTTCCTCCGGGGGCTGCGGATCCGTCTGAGATTCTGCAGGGTAAGGGGGAGGAGCAGGGAAGTTTTCTGGCTCTCCAGAAATGTCATTGATGATGGAACCAATAGCTGCAGCCAGTTCAGTTTCGCTCGCCTGGCGTGCAGGTTTGTCCCTATCCTCAGTGGTGAGATCTTCAGGGGCAGCTGGGCCTGCAGCCTTGTAAGTGCCATTGGCAGAGGTCTCAGTGAGCTTCGCAATGTTCTCCACAGCCTGCTCCAGCTCCATCTGCTTGGCTAACTGAGTGGCCTCCGGGCACTGCTTACAGGCAGCCCCATCCTCCCTCTCCTTGTCAGGATCAACTGGATCATTTTTTAACTTGGCTGAGGAGCTATCCTCCTTTTCGGGGGGGCTCTCAATTTTCTCAGGGGAGACTGCTGCAAGCCCAGCTTCCCTGTCCACAGACTGCCCTGTAGTACCTATGGCCGCCCCAGGACTGGCAGCTGCACCTACACTTTTCAGATGTGCAGATCTGTCCACTGCGGACCTAGCATTCCGGGACCTTCCTCTCTTTGACTTGCAGCAGCTTTTTTCAGGGGTTGCTTTTTTCTCCACCACTTCAACTGGGGGAGTTTCAGGtgcatttttgtctgtttcttttctgtcacGCTTCTGCTCACTCCCTGCTTCCTCCTTATCAGCCTTGGATTTGCTGTTATTTTCCTTCACATTCCTCTGGGGACTCGCCTCAGCAGCAGCTTCAGCACGCTCAGCATCAACTTTAGGTTCACTTTTCCCCCTTTTCCCTTGAGGACCGCCAGCAGCTGCTGATTTTTGAGACCGTGGGGATCTCCAACCCTCAGCTGGCCTTAGTGTTTCTGCAGGTTCTttagcctcattttcctcatcctcATCAGCTCGACGCCGTGTTTTCGGAGGCCTCCCCCTCCGAGGGGTAGTGGGAACTGCTGTGGCCTCCTGCAGCTCTCGCTCCAATCTCTTCCTAGTTACTCTAGGTTGCTCAACAGGCTCTTTGGCTGGGGAACGGTTTTCATGATCACCCATGGTTGCATAAACACTCCTGACATTCCGACGTCTCGTTCGGCTGAGAGGCAGACTTGGCTCAGGGTGCTCAGGTTCCCCCGAGGAGTTTTTAGAAGCAGTCCTTGTAATCTTCTCTGCTTCCATCTTCAATTCTAACAGCTTCTGTGCTTCTCCCCGGGGGGAACTGGACCGCTTTAGCTTTTCCCGGTCTATCCTCTCACTCTTCCGTGTGACGGGCTTCTCCACACTTGCTGTAGCTGCCTGAACTGGTGTCTTGGAGCGCTTACTTTTGTTCGGCTTCTTATCTTTTGCAGCAACTGGAGGGTCTACTTCTGCATCTTCAGAAGCTTGAGGCTGTGCCTCAGAAGCAACTTCAGCTTTCTGATTTGCGTTAGGTTCAACATCCACGGCAGCATCCAGCTTTTCCACTTTTGGCTCTTCAGcttcctcagtcttctgagttggtttggaaagtgGCTGGGGACTGTCAGGTTCTGGATCCCCATTGCTTTCTATCTGGGAAAACGAGGATCCAGGAGTAGGAGGCTTGGTATCCAGATAAGGCTGTGGGTCAACAGGTGAGCTGTCTTCAACAGAGCAAGGTGTCACAGTAGCATCTTTACTGGTGTCCCCTCCTGGGGGCACATCTACTTGTTCAGGTTGTTCCACAGGGACAGGTGCCAGTTCAGATACaagttttgcttcttctggaACACAGGCTGTCTCCACAGTCTTCTCTTCTGTCACCAGAGGTGCTTGTGCTATTTTCTCACTGGCCTTCTCTGTTGCTGATGACACGGATTCTGGAGTGATGGCTGTGACACCAGGAGGCCCGGCTGGGAGTGGTGTTTTTAGTTCTGACTCTTTATTCTCTGTAATAGTCTCTGGGGTTTTGGGATGATTCTCTGCATCTTCCTGCTTCTCAGCCTCTTTgggtttttggtctttttctttttctttctgctgcattcgtgtgagctccatgaatctgCTGTGGAAGAGAACAACTGGTTCCTGCACTGACTCACTTGTGCTGTTTGCTCCGTCAGATGCCTGCCTCCCGTACAACGGCCCAGAAGGGAAGGCTGACTCCTCATCCTTCCTCTCTAGGTGCTGCAGTCGCTTAGAATCTTGCTCAAAGATTGAGCTGTGTAAAAAACGAGAGGCAAACAGTTCTTGCCTCTCTTGATCCTCTTCTTTATGATCATCTTTTTTATCGGCCATTTTCCCTTCTGAATCAGTccggattttcttctttttcatgtaCCATGATGGAATAGGCCTTGGAGCAGAATCaaccttttctttatctttgttgtTTCGAAAATTAGCAAATCGGGAGTCCCAGTCCAGAAAAGACCAATTTTCTTCTCGGGATGAAGAGAGGGATTTAGCTCGTTCAAGCAAAGCTTTAGTGTCTGGTGTGATTGTCTTATCCAgtgcaaaagaataaaacttgTTCCTTTCTAAAGAACTAGAGAGTCTTTCATCTCGTTCACGTAGTTTGTCTTCTCTGTCCCTTAATAAAAAAGACAGTCGAGAACTTTCGTATAACACAGAGGCTCTAGGAGAATGGGATTTGTGTTCACCATCTTCATCAGAATCTGAAGGCACCTCACCAGGTTCCAAATCTCTCACAGACCTCTTTCTCAGGCTGTCTCTTTTAATGATGCTGTTTGGGAAACTCACATCGAATCTGCTGGCCTCTTGTTTCATTTGAGAGTCCCAACGATTAAGTTCATCTTCAGAATGCAAGACAGACAGCTTTATTTTGGCCATGTCTGCCATATGTTCTCTCCTACTAGAATCGTAAGGATTAAATTTTAAGGACTCCTCCCTCACTGTTGCATGAGAGTAGGGGAGACCTTTCTCATCTGCTTTAGGAGACCCTTTTACTGGTGCTAGCCTTGGAGAGCCTAGGGGATCTTCATCTTCCTGGAAGGAACCATGGCGGGCACTGGGAGAACAGCTAGTCCTCTCAGAATCCTCACTGATTTGGCGTGAACTTCTGTAATTCCTCTCCCTTTTGGTACAGATATCAAAGTCGACGTGAtccatccttttctttttgctgggAGGAGAGTCATCTGTGACGTCTTGAGGGGGTTTGCCTACCTCATGAACAAGGCTCCGTCTTTCATATTCATCTACATCTTTTTTGGGACTGCCAAACTTTTCTGACTTGGCTATGTCCATCTCCATCTGCTGTTTCCTGCGGCTCTGCTCCATTTGCTTGCGGTAGCTCTGCGTGTGGTCGATGTCAATGCCTATGCTCTCTTCAGTGTTTATGGCATGTGGTTTCTCTTGGCCTGGTTTGCGTTCAGGTGTTTCCTCACGAAGACTGCAATAGTTTTTCCTGACGTCCTCTCTCTCTGGACCTTGATCATCTAAGTGCTGAAGCTGTCTGAGCTGTGGTTTTGAGGGTATGACTTTTTTTGACTGGGATTCTTGATTTTCCACAGATTCACCTACTGGTTCTCCCAGTCTTGCCTGCAGGTCTGAGCTGGGCCTTGAGCCAGACCCAACAGAAATACTGCCAAGCTCCTGACAGTCTTTGGGGCTGGGAACAATGTTAATTCGGTCCGGCTTGATTTTTTTAGATTCtcttttaagaatttcttttcttacagGCTTTCTTTCAGACTCTCCTTCCCTCAGCACAGTAACATCTCTAG
The sequence above is a segment of the Castor canadensis chromosome 7, mCasCan1.hap1v2, whole genome shotgun sequence genome. Coding sequences within it:
- the Spen gene encoding msx2-interacting protein isoform X3 — encoded protein: MGDRDLRTDYNEPGTIPSAARGLDDTVSIASRSREVSGFRGGGGGPAYGPPPSLHAREGRYERRLDGASDNRERAYEHSAYGHHERGTGAFDRTRHYDQDYYRDPRERTLQHGLYYTSRSRSPNRFDAHDPRYEPRAREQFTLPSVVHRDIYRDDITREVRGRRPERNYQHSRSRSPHSSQSRTQSPQRLASQASRPTRSPSGSGSRSRSSSSDSISSSSSTSSDSSDSSSSSSDDSPARSVQSAAVPAPTSQLLSSLEKDEPRKSFGIKVQNLPVRSTDTSLKDGLFHEFKKFGKVTSVQIHGASEERYGLVFFRQQEDQEKALTASKGKLFFGMQIEVTAWIGPETESENEFRPLDERIDEFHPKATRTLFIGNLEKTTTYHDLRNVFQRFGEIVDIDIKKVNGVPQYAFLQYCDIASVCKAIKKMDGEYLGNNRLKLGFGKSMPTNCVWLDGLSSSVSDQYLTRHFCRYGPVVKVVFDRLKGMALVLYNEIEYAQAAVKETKGRKIGGNKIKVDFANRESQLAFYHCMEKSGQDIRDFYEMLTERREERRGSYDYSQDRTYYESVRTPGAYAEDSRRDYAARGREFYSEWEAYQGDYYESRYYDEPREYRDYRSDPYEQDIREYTYRQRERERDRERFESERDRDHERRPIERSQSPVHLRRPQSPGASPSQSDRLPSDSERRLYSRSSERSGSCSSLSPPRYDKLDKSRLERYTKNEKTDKERTFDTERVERERRLIRKEKLEKDKPDKQKRKGKVHSPSSQSSETDQENEREQSPEKTRSSNKLSREKADKEGIAKNRLELMPCVVLTRVKEREGKVIDHTPLEKLKSRLDNDTVKSSALDQKLQAAQTDPGKLDSSKVESARGKVPREKALSTHVEVADKEGRPKPRKHLKPEQASEGLSAVDLEKLEARKRRFADSSLKAERQKLEVKKSSPEMEDARVLLKKQTDLSSRDVTVLREGESERKPVRKEILKRESKKIKPDRINIVPSPKDCQELGSISVGSGSRPSSDLQARLGEPVGESVENQESQSKKVIPSKPQLRQLQHLDDQGPEREDVRKNYCSLREETPERKPGQEKPHAINTEESIGIDIDHTQSYRKQMEQSRRKQQMEMDIAKSEKFGSPKKDVDEYERRSLVHEVGKPPQDVTDDSPPSKKKRMDHVDFDICTKRERNYRSSRQISEDSERTSCSPSARHGSFQEDEDPLGSPRLAPVKGSPKADEKGLPYSHATVREESLKFNPYDSSRREHMADMAKIKLSVLHSEDELNRWDSQMKQEASRFDVSFPNSIIKRDSLRKRSVRDLEPGEVPSDSDEDGEHKSHSPRASVLYESSRLSFLLRDREDKLRERDERLSSSLERNKFYSFALDKTITPDTKALLERAKSLSSSREENWSFLDWDSRFANFRNNKDKEKVDSAPRPIPSWYMKKKKIRTDSEGKMADKKDDHKEEDQERQELFASRFLHSSIFEQDSKRLQHLERKDEESAFPSGPLYGRQASDGANSTSESVQEPVVLFHSRFMELTRMQQKEKEKDQKPKEAEKQEDAENHPKTPETITENKESELKTPLPAGPPGVTAITPESVSSATEKASEKIAQAPLVTEEKTVETACVPEEAKLVSELAPVPVEQPEQVDVPPGGDTSKDATVTPCSVEDSSPVDPQPYLDTKPPTPGSSFSQIESNGDPEPDSPQPLSKPTQKTEEAEEPKVEKLDAAVDVEPNANQKAEVASEAQPQASEDAEVDPPVAAKDKKPNKSKRSKTPVQAATASVEKPVTRKSERIDREKLKRSSSPRGEAQKLLELKMEAEKITRTASKNSSGEPEHPEPSLPLSRTRRRNVRSVYATMGDHENRSPAKEPVEQPRVTRKRLERELQEATAVPTTPRRGRPPKTRRRADEDEENEAKEPAETLRPAEGWRSPRSQKSAAAGGPQGKRGKSEPKVDAERAEAAAEASPQRNVKENNSKSKADKEEAGSEQKRDRKETDKNAPETPPVEVVEKKATPEKSCCKSKRGRSRNARSAVDRSAHLKSVGAAASPGAAIGTTGQSVDREAGLAAVSPEKIESPPEKEDSSSAKLKNDPVDPDKEREDGAACKQCPEATQLAKQMELEQAVENIAKLTETSANGTYKAAGPAAPEDLTTEDRDKPARQASETELAAAIGSIINDISGEPENFPAPPPYPAESQTDPQPPEEGMEPETHEAVSGILEAATESSGSPVSAPDPSAGPAGTKEAKGNSSNTSNSVQETKGSKEVEVTRKDKGRQKTTRSRRKRNTSKKVGPPVETQASETDQAPSKGPAVNEETPVLPPEPPQEEKKSEKPPSAPQACATDPSKTPPAESLSQESNTEEKTPAKAPVLPDLPPLSQPAPVDDEPQARFKVHSVIESDPVTPPSDSSIPPPTIPSVAAAKLPLPVLSGGVPHENSSTKVTEWITRQEEPQAQSTPSPALPPDTKASDVDTSSSTLRKILMDPKYVSATGITSTSVTTAIAEPVSAAPCLHEALPPPAESQKPPLEEKASVPVTSASDTQALEVPVATDKEKVAPVIAPKITSVISRMPVSIDLENSQKITLAKPAPQTLTGLVSALTGLVNVSLVPVNALKGPVKGSVATLKGLVSTPAGPMNVLKGPVNVLTGPVNVLTTPVNATVGTVNAATGAVTVTAGAVTAASGGVTVTTGTTTMTGAVIAPSAKGKQRSSSNENSRFHPGSMSVIDDRPADTGSGAGLRVNTSEGVVLLSYSGQKTEGPQRISAKISQIPPASAMDIEFQQSVSKSQVKPDSVTPSQPVPKGPQAPPGFANVATHSTLVLTAQTYNASPVISSVKADRPSLEKPEPIHLSVSTPVTQGGTVKVLTQGINTPPVLVHNQLVLTPSIVTTNKKLADPVTLKIETKVLQPANLGSTLTPHHPPALPSKLPAEVNHVSSGPSTPADRTVSHLTATKPDAHSPRPSGPTPSPFPRACHPSSTTSPALSTNATVMLAAGIPVPQFISSIHPEQSVIMPPHSITQTVSLGHLSQGEVRMNTPTLPSITYSIRPETLHSPRASLQPQQIEVRAPPRAGTPQPAPASVPALASQHTPEEEVHYHLPVARAAAAPVQSEVLVMQSEYRLHPYTVPRDVRIMVHPHVTAVSEQPRAAEGIVKVPPASKAPQQSAKEAAKASDAKAAPAPAPAPAPHGEARILTVTPSNQLQGLPLTPPVVVTHGVQIVHSSGELFQEYRYGDIRTYHAPAQLTHTQFPVASSIGLPSRTKNPVQGPPDGEALQPTSSTQPAPLVPPAQPAPPVPPCQPSQLSQAGQPPSSKMPQVSQEAKGTQTGGAEQPRLPAVSANRPPEPHTQRAQVETGQTSHPSPVSVSMKPDLPAPLSVQAAPKQPLFVPTTSGPSTPPGLALSHTETQPASKQDSSPHLTSQRPVDMVQLLKKYPIVWQGLLALKNDTAAVQLHFVSGNNVLAHRSLPLSEGGPPLRIAQRMRLEASQLEGVARRMTVETDYCLLLALPCGRDQEDVVSQTESLKAAFITYLQAKQAAGIINVPNPGSNQPAYVLQIFPPCEFSESHLSRLAPDLLASISNISPHLMIVIASV